In Aegilops tauschii subsp. strangulata cultivar AL8/78 chromosome 3, Aet v6.0, whole genome shotgun sequence, one genomic interval encodes:
- the LOC109744705 gene encoding uncharacterized protein — MNKFVLRKDAATNSAQLYITNGEQPDQTENAVEENCADVDANQSTGKFSGHGNIDEQASSFDIFDPRTWNILDNKSRDILIEKGPTREYNLVFPVDKKGRHFSYAYYSRQLRNGEASDRRWLVYSKHVNKVYCFCCKLFKSENSKSLLASEGLMDWKHLSEKLKLHENGAEHITNMNTWNEVRLRLSKKETVDKDLQEEIAREKKRWRQVLIRIVAAVKFLAKHNLAFRGANEKLYQDNNGNFLGVIEMMAEFDPVMQEHLRRIHNNEIHHHYLGHNIQNELISRLARTVKDSLLKIIKDASTKIEEFFLEFMKVDNTSGLGLYNVLIDTLESIGLNVQDVRGQGYDNGSNMKGKNQGVQSRLLATNPRALYMPCACHSLNLSLSDMAKSCVKSLCNTRWESRIKSVHAIRYQAPELRKALLELKRTSTDDPKTKSDAKSLASALEKFEFILGMVIWHDVLFTVNMIEGAISYFEKYRNEGFPTSLDIARSIAIDMGVQPLFPVKHRITRKDNLMK, encoded by the exons ATGAATAAATTCGTGCTGAGGAAGGATGCTGCTACGAATTCTGCGCAATTATATATCACCAATGGCGAACAACCAGATCAGACTGAGAATGCAGTTGAGGAAAATTGTGCCGATGTTGATGCCAATCAGAGCACCGGAAAATTTAGTGGCCATGGAAACATAGATGAGCAGGCTTCTTCTTTTGATATTTTTGATCCTAGAACTTGGAATATTCTTGACAATAAATCAAGAGATATTCTCATTGAAAAAGGACCTACAAGGGAGTACAATCTTGTGTTTCCCGTGGATAAGAAAGGCAGGCATTTTTCATATGCTTACTACTCAAGACAGCTAAGGAATGGTGAGGCCAGTGATCGGAGGTGGTTAGTGTACTCTAAACATGTGAATAAAGTTTATTGTTTTTGCTGCAAATTGTTCAAATCTGAGAACAGCAAAAGTTTGCTAGCATCCGAGGGATTGATGGATTGGAAACATCTTAGTGAGAAGCTCAAATTACATGAGAATGGTGCTGAGCACATCACTAACATGAATACTTGGAATGAGGTAAGGTTGAGGCTAAGTAAGAAGGAAACAGTTGATAAAGATTTGCAAGAAGAGATTGCAAGGGAGAAGAAGCGATGGAGACAAGTTTTGATTAGAATTGTTGCTGCTGTGAAATTTCTTGCTAAACATAATTTGGCTTTTCGAGGAGCAAATGAGAAATTATATCAAGATAACAATGGGAACTTTTTGGGAGTAATTGAAATGATGGCAGAATTTGATCCTGTAATGCAAGAGCATCTTCGGCGCATTCATAATAATGAAATCCATCATCATTATCTTGGCCATAATATTCAGAATGAGTTAATTTCCCGTCTTGCTCGCACGGTTAAAGATTCTCTCTTGAAGATAATTAAGGATGCAAG TACAAAAATAGAGGAGTTTTTTCTAGAGTTCATGAAGGTGGATAATACATCGGGACTTGGACTTTATAATGTGTTAATAGATACACTTGAATCTATTGGTTTGAATGTTCAAGATGTTCGTGGACAAGGGTATGACAATGGTTCGAACATGAAGGGGAAAAACCAAGGGGTACAGAGCAGATTGCTTGCAACTAATCCAAGAGCATTGTACATGCCGTGTGCTTGTCACAGCCTGAATCTTAGTCTTAGTGATATGGCAAAATCTTGCG TTAAGTCTTTGTGTAACACGCGATGGGAGAGTCGAATAAAGAGTGTTCATGCTATCAGATATCAAGCACCTGAGTTAAGAAAAGCTTTATTGGAATTGAAGAGAACTTCTACTGATGACCCCAAGACTAAGAGCGACGCAAAATCTTTGGCTAGTGCACTTGAGAAATTTGAATTTATACTGGGCATGGTCATCTGGCATGATGTTTTGTTCACTGTAAACATG ATTGAAGGTGCCATCTCATATTTTGAGAAGTACAGAAATGAAGGCTTTCCTACTAGCTTGGATATTGCGAGATCTATTGCAATCGACATGGGTGTACAGCCTTTGTTTCCTGTAAAGCACCGTATTACCAGAAAAGACAATTTGATGAAATGA
- the LOC141042599 gene encoding uncharacterized protein has protein sequence MIDVAIASLTSRFEELKSFGSIFGFLFNSKELKLLGDNDLRKCCTNFVNTFTHGKSAEVDLDDFVSELKVLQMTLPNTLMSADQIFEFVRAADCYPNVSIAYCILLTVHVTVASAKRSFSKLKLLKNYLRSTMSQERLNGLAMCCIEKNMLDSIDLDIVIDDFASKNARKSRFS, from the coding sequence ATGATTGATGTTGCAATTGCTTCCTTGACTAGTAGATTTGAGGAACTGAAGTCATTTGGGAGCATATTTGGATTCTTGTTCAACTCAAAAGAATTGAAGTTGTTGGGTGATAATGATCTAAGAAAATGTTGCACTAATTTTGTCAACACTTTCACTCATGGTAAGTCAGCAGAAGTTGATTTAGATGATTTTGTTTCTGAACTAAAAGTATTGCAGATGACATTGCCAAACACACTCATGTCAGCGGATCAGATATTTGAGTTTGTTAGAGCTGCGGATTGTTATCCAAATGTCTCAATTGCTTATTGTATCCTCTTGACTGTACATGTCACTGTTGCATCAGCTAAAAGGAGTTTCTCAAAACTGAAATTACTGAAAAATTATTTGAGGTCAACAATGTCCCAAGAAAGATTGAATGGTTTGGCCATGTGCTGCATCGAGAAGAATATGTTGGACAGTATTGATCTTGACATTGTCATTGATGATTTTGCGTCAAAAAATGCACGGAAATCTCGCTTCTCATGA